One stretch of Schizosaccharomyces pombe strain 972h- genome assembly, chromosome: III DNA includes these proteins:
- the rpl2702 gene encoding 60S ribosomal protein eL27 → MVKILKPGKVALVTRGRFAGKKVVILQNVDQGSKSHPFGHAVVAGVERYPLKVTKSMGAKRIAKRSRVKPFIKVINYNHLMPTRYALELDNLKGLVTPTTFSEPSQRSAAKKTVKNTFEEKYQTGKSAWFFTPLRF, encoded by the exons ATGGTGAAGATTTTGAAGCCAGGAAAG GTTGCTTTAGTCACTCGCGGTCGTTTTGCCGGTAAGAAGGTCGTTATCCTTCAAAATGTTGACCAAGGATCTAAAAGCCATCCTTTTGGTCACGCCGTTGTCGCTGGTGTCGAGCGCTACCCCTTGAAGGTCACCAAATCTATGGGTGCTAAGCGCATTGCCAAGCGTTCTAGAGTGAAGCCTTTCATCAAGGTCATCAACTATAACCACTTGATGCCTACCCGTTATGCTCTCGAACTTGACAATTTGAAGGGACTTGTCACTCCTACTACTTTCAGCGAGCCTTCTCAACGCTCTGCTGCAAAGAAGACTGTCAAGAATACTTTTGAGGAGAAGTACCAAACCGGAAAATCTGCCTGGTTTTTTACTCCCTTGCGCTTCTAA